Proteins from a genomic interval of Helicoverpa zea isolate HzStark_Cry1AcR chromosome 31, ilHelZeax1.1, whole genome shotgun sequence:
- the LOC124644830 gene encoding uncharacterized protein LOC124644830 isoform X1 encodes MTSKRERSVNFSREEVELLTSLVAQHKSILENKKSDAVTWNEKEQCWKTLEALFNSKSGTNYRSAKTLKAKYEGIKRNTRKKSALIRAETYRTGGGPSAAPPLTPVEEKVKDMILLSVDGIESEFDSDHVDPIQIDTVCPPPTPSTSNQLTQNIEMIIADNNCVQVDTNIEHHMTEGQSTQNDDSDEEGHSRRKISQYTTPKKVANDEKWTNWKPKSLRSKKHPALSAEKMKRPFERVADAKLEIADLQKKILEEEFLNKRKQWAFEEEEREHKREMWALEKKYFLNKFEK; translated from the exons atgacATCAAAACGTGAACGAAGCGTTAACTTCAGCCGGGAAGAAGTTGAGCTTCTAACTTCACTCGTTGCTCAACATAAAAGcattttagaaaataagaaaagtgATGCAGTCACATGGAATGAAAAAGAACAGTGCTGGAAGACATTGGAGGCACTATTTAATAGCAAAAGCGGTACTAATTATCGTAGTGCCAAAACATTAAAAGCGAAATACGAaggaataaaaagaaataccagGAAAAAGTCTGCTCTAATACGTGCCGAAACGTATCGCACGGGAGGTGGACCTAGTGCTGCTCCTCCTCTGACGCCAGTAGAAGAAAAAGTGAAAGACATGATACTGTTGTCTGTAGATGGAATCGAAAGTGAATTTGATTCTGATCATGTTG ATCCTATACAAATAGACACAGTATGTCCTCCACCAACACCTTCCACATCCAACCAATTAACACAAAACATTGAAATGATTATTGCAGACAATAACTGTGTCCAAGTGGATACCAATATAGAGCATCACATGA CTGAAGGTCAGTCTACACAAAATGATGACTCTGATGAGGAAGGGCATTCCAGAAGAAAGATAA gtcaATATACTACACCCAAAAAAGTTGCCAATGATGAGAAGTGGACTAATTGGAAGCCAAAATCTCTGCGCTCCAAAAAACATCCTGCCTTAT CTGCTGAGAAGATGAAAAGGCCATTCGAAAGAGTAGCTGATGCAAAATTAGAGATTGCAGATTTACAGAAGAAGATTCTGGAGGAAGAattcttaaataaaagaaagcaaTGGGCCTTTGAAGAGGAAGAAAGGGAGCACAAAAGAGAAATGTGGgcgttggaaaaaaaatactttttaaataaatttgaaaaataa
- the LOC124644830 gene encoding uncharacterized protein LOC124644830 isoform X2, whose product MTSKRERSVNFSREEVELLTSLVAQHKSILENKKSDAVTWNEKEQCWKTLEALFNSKSGTNYRSAKTLKAKYEGIKRNTRKKSALIRAETYRTGGGPSAAPPLTPVEEKVKDMILLSVDGIESEFDSDHVDPIQIDTVCPPPTPSTSNQLTQNIEMIIADNNCVQVDTNIEHHMSQSTQNDDSDEEGHSRRKISQYTTPKKVANDEKWTNWKPKSLRSKKHPALSAEKMKRPFERVADAKLEIADLQKKILEEEFLNKRKQWAFEEEEREHKREMWALEKKYFLNKFEK is encoded by the exons atgacATCAAAACGTGAACGAAGCGTTAACTTCAGCCGGGAAGAAGTTGAGCTTCTAACTTCACTCGTTGCTCAACATAAAAGcattttagaaaataagaaaagtgATGCAGTCACATGGAATGAAAAAGAACAGTGCTGGAAGACATTGGAGGCACTATTTAATAGCAAAAGCGGTACTAATTATCGTAGTGCCAAAACATTAAAAGCGAAATACGAaggaataaaaagaaataccagGAAAAAGTCTGCTCTAATACGTGCCGAAACGTATCGCACGGGAGGTGGACCTAGTGCTGCTCCTCCTCTGACGCCAGTAGAAGAAAAAGTGAAAGACATGATACTGTTGTCTGTAGATGGAATCGAAAGTGAATTTGATTCTGATCATGTTG ATCCTATACAAATAGACACAGTATGTCCTCCACCAACACCTTCCACATCCAACCAATTAACACAAAACATTGAAATGATTATTGCAGACAATAACTGTGTCCAAGTGGATACCAATATAGAGCATCACATGA GTCAGTCTACACAAAATGATGACTCTGATGAGGAAGGGCATTCCAGAAGAAAGATAA gtcaATATACTACACCCAAAAAAGTTGCCAATGATGAGAAGTGGACTAATTGGAAGCCAAAATCTCTGCGCTCCAAAAAACATCCTGCCTTAT CTGCTGAGAAGATGAAAAGGCCATTCGAAAGAGTAGCTGATGCAAAATTAGAGATTGCAGATTTACAGAAGAAGATTCTGGAGGAAGAattcttaaataaaagaaagcaaTGGGCCTTTGAAGAGGAAGAAAGGGAGCACAAAAGAGAAATGTGGgcgttggaaaaaaaatactttttaaataaatttgaaaaataa
- the LOC124644829 gene encoding putative nuclease HARBI1 — MTFSFFRSCCVLNNYIPISMAMDIFETLEDEFDEYFDRLTIPRKTPVYRERINYMETLDETDFRARFRLTKKAVMFVYSIIEKAISVPTERNLAIKPINRLLLTLRFYATGSFLTVVGDFSGVSKASASRFVYLVSQAIARLRGLFIKFPSNTEDIQQEFFNIAKFPRLIGAIDCTHVPIKSPGGNNAEEWRNRKSQFSFNVQTVVSAKLRILDIVARWPGAAHDQTIFNNSFIKQRLQNGEFRNCVIVGDRGYENTSYLLTPLQTPMTPAEHLYNESQIRSRNVVERTYGVWKNRFPILSKKILLSVSRVQAVIVACAVLHNIAIDMRDDHFEAIYPVGEPDEHDVVNQSSLENVGDATVRSNLINDYFGSLL, encoded by the exons AtgacattttctttctttcgttCGTGTTGTGTTTTAAacaattatatacctatttcaatGGCAATGGACATTTTTGAGACTCTTGAAGATGAGTTTGATGAATATTTCGATAGACTCACAATACCACGCAAGACTCCAGTGTATCGGGAAAGAATAAACTATATGGAGACATTAGACGAAACGGACTTCAGGGCGCGCTTCAGACTCACTAAGAAAGCTGTGATGTTTGTGTATTCAATTATTGAGAAAGCAATATCTGTCCCTACAGAAAG GAATTTGGCTATAAAGCCAATTAATCGTCTACTGTTAACATTGAGGTTTTACGCGACGGGAAGCTTTCTTACAGTAGTAGGTGATTTCTCTGGTGTAAGCAAAGCTTCTGCCAGTCGCTTTGTCTACCTGGTTTCACAAGCTATTGCACGATTGCGTGGGTTGTTTATCAAATTCCCAAGCAACACTGAAGACATACAGCAAGAGTTTTTCAATATAGCTAAATTCCCAAGGCTTATTGGTGCTATCGATTGTACCCATGTACCCATAAAATCTCCAg gTGGAAACAATGCAGAAGAATGGAGAAACAGGAaatcacaattttcttttaatgtgCAAACTGTAGTGAGTGCAAAGTTAAGGATCTTGGACATAGTGGCTAGATGGCCAGGAGCAGCTCATgatcaaacaatatttaataattcttttataaaGCAACGACTTCAAAATGGAGAATTTAGAAACTGTGTAATTGTTGGTGATAGAGGATATGAAAATACTTCATACCTACTTACTCCACTACAAACTCCTATGACTCCAGCAGAACATCTGTATAATGAATCCCAAATAAGAAGCAGAAATGTAGTAGAAAGAACCTATGGGGTTTGGAAAAACAGATTccctattttatcaaaaaaaattttgctATCTGTATCTCGTGTACAGGCTGTAATAGTGGCATGTGCAGTGTTGCACAATATTGCAATAGATATGCGAGATGACCATTTTGAAGCCATTTACCCCGTGGGTGAGCCAGATGAACACGATGTTGTGAATCAAAGTAGTCTAGAAAATGTGGGGGATGCAACAGTgcgaagtaatttaattaatgattattttggtTCATTACTATAA